In one Rutidosis leptorrhynchoides isolate AG116_Rl617_1_P2 chromosome 8, CSIRO_AGI_Rlap_v1, whole genome shotgun sequence genomic region, the following are encoded:
- the LOC139861884 gene encoding uncharacterized protein isoform X1 translates to MKCSMFLEKLAIVLLLVECVNCKECTNTPTQLSSHTFRYALLNSNNETLKDEVHSIRHLTPTDESTWASLVPRKVLKEEKDELAWMMKYKKVKDLDDGSGVGGGFLSELPLSDVRLDPDSIHGQAQQANLEYLLMLDVDRLVYSFRNTSGLPVIGEAYGGWEDYDQELRGHFVGHYLSASAQMWASTGNDTLKEKMTAVVSALAACQEKIGTGYLSAFPSEFFDRFEAIKPVWAPYYTIHKIMAGLVDQYVLAGNNQALEMVTKMADYFCKRVQNVITRYSIERHWLSLNEETGGMNDILYRLYTITGDSKHLWLAHLFDKPCFLGLLAVKADDISGYHANTHIPIVIGAQRRYEVTGDPLYKEIGTFFMDIVNASHMYATGGTSVDEFWSEPKRLGSTLQTENEESCTTYNMLKVSRNLFRWTKEMAYADYYERALTNGVLSIQRGKEPGIFLYMLPLAPGSSKAAGYHGWGSQFNDFWCCYGTGIESFSKMGDSIYFEETGNTNGLYIIQYISSSLDWKSGQVFIAQKVDPVVSWDPHLRVTVTISLKKQGASSTLNIRIPFWTTSNATASLNGQTIPITPPVDAGSFLSVSKQWSSNDKIALDLPITLRIEPIQDDRPEYSSLHSILYGPYLLVALTTDEVDLNPDSSASLSDWVTPIPADFSSQLVSFSQESEYSTLAISHTINTIIMQEFPEPGSTSSVFTTFRLISIEPNNTVSQPVMLEPYSLPGSVLVHQGREKSLGIENYSDNKNSLFNLVTGDDGMVRLEAQTEEGCFVSNFNGTVNLKCDSGGSDDAFLKSTSFVIGDGISQYHPISFVVKGFKRNFLLQPLFSLRDEHYTVYFNIIP, encoded by the exons ATGAAGTGTTCAATGTTTTTAGAGAAGTTAGCTATTGTGTTATTGTTAGTTGAATGTGTAAATTGTAAGGAATGCACCAACACTCCCACTCAGCTTTCGTCACATACATTTCGATACGCTCTATTGAATTCGAATAACGAGACTTTGAAAGATGAGGTGCATTCAATTCGTCATCTGACTCCCACCGATGAGTCCACCTGGGCGAGTTTGGTACCTAGGAAGGTTTTGAAAGAGGAAAAAGATGAGTTAGCTTGGATGATGAAGTATAAAAAGGTTAAGGATTTGGATGATGGGTCGGGAGTTGGTGGGGGATTTTTAAGTGAGTTGCCTTTGAGTGATGTGAGGTTGGATCCGGACTCGATTCATGGTCAAGCGCAGCAAGCTAATTTGGAATATCTTTTGATGTTGGATGTTGATAGATTGGTTTATAGTTTTAGGAACACGTCTGGTTTACCAGTTATTGGCGAGGCTTATGGAGGTTGGGAAGACTATGATCAAGAGCTTCGTGGTCATTTCGTAG GGCATTACTTGAGTGCCTCGGCTCAAATGTGGGCCAGCACTGGAAACGATACTTTAAAAGAGAAGATGACGGCAGTGGTATCCGCACTTGCTGCCTGTCAAGAAAAAATAGGAACAGGGTATTTATCTGCTTTCCCATCTGAATTTTTCGACCGTTTTGAAGCTATTAAACCAGTTTGGGCACCATATTACACCATTCACAAG ATAATGGCTGGTCTAGTGGATCAGTATGTTCTGGCTGGGAATAATCAAGCTCTAGAAATGGTGACGAAGATGGCGGATTATTTCTGCAAGCGTGTGCAGAACGTGATTACTAGGTACAGTATTGAAAGGCATTGGTTGTCGTTGAACGAAGAAACTGGTGGAATGAATGATATTCTTTACAGGCTATACACCATCACA GGAGACTCGAAGCATCTATGGTTGGCTCATCTTTTCGATAAACCTTGCTTTCTTGGACTGCTAGCCGTGAAG GCCGATGATATATCTGGTTATCATGCCAATACGCATATTCCAATTGTCATTGGAGCTCAAAGGCGGTATGAAGTTACAGGTGATCCATTGTATAAG GAAATTGGGACATTCTTCATGGATATCGTGAACGCATCCCATATGTATGCTACAGGGGGCACATCTGTTGATGAGTTTTG GTCAGAGCCAAAAAGACTCGGAAGCACCTTACAAACGGAGAATGAAGAATCTTGTACCACCTATAATATGCTAAAG GTATCGCGTAACCTATTTAGATGGACCAAAGAAATGGCGTATGCAGACTACTATGAACGGGCTTTAACTAATGGTGTCCTCAGTATTCAAAGAGGGAAAGAACCCGGAATTTTTTTATATATGCTTCCATTAGCTCCAGGATCATCAAAAGCTGCTGGATATCATGGTTGGGGTTCACAGTTTAATGATTTCTGGTGCTGTTATGGAACAG GGATCGAGTCATTCTCAAAAATGGGTGATTCCATATACTTTGAAGAAACAGGAAACACTAACGGACTTTACATCATCCAGTACATATCGAGCTCACTTGACTGGAAATCTGGGCAGGTTTTTATTGCCCAAAAAGTTGATCCTGTAGTGTCATGGGACCCACACCTTCGAGTGACGGTGACGATCTCCTTAAAAAAG CAAGGAGCTTCGTCTACCTTAAACATTAGAATACCATTTTGGACAACTTCAAATGCAACAGCCTCACTGAATGGCCAGACTATTCCTATAACACCACCAG TTGATGCAGGTAGTTTCCTATCAGTCTCAAAACAATGGAGTTCAAATGACAAGATTGCCCTTGATCTGCCCATAACCCTTAGAATAGAACCCATTCAAG ATGATCGGCCTGAATACTCATCACTTCATTCAATACTATACGGGCCCTACCTGCTAGTTGCACTCACTACAGACGAAGTTGACTTAAATCCAGACTCGTCCGCTTCACTTTCAGACTGGGTAACTCCAATTCCCGCAGATTTCAGTTCCCAATTAGTTTCTTTTTCACAAGAATCAGAATATTCAACTTTAGCAATTTCACACACCATCAACACCATAATAATGCAAGAATTCCCTGAACCTGGTTCAACTTCATCCGTATTCACAACATTCAGACTTATATCCATTGAACCGAACAACACCGTTTCACAACCCGTCATGTTAGAACCGTACAGTCTTCCCGGTTCGGTTCTTGTACACCAAGGAAGAGAAAAAAGCCTTGGAATTGAAAATTATTCTGACAACAAGAATTCACTTTTCAATTTAGTTACTGGCGATGATGGGATGGTTCGATTAGAGGCACAAACTGAGGAAGGTTGTTTTGTGTCCAATTTTAACGGAACAGTTAATTTGAAGTGTGATTCAGGTGGATCAGATGATGCTTTTCTAAAATCAACGAGCTTTGTGATTGGTGATGGAATCAGCCAGTACCATCCAATTAGCTTTGTGGTGAAAGGGTTCAAGAGAAACTTCCTATTACAACCATTATTTAGTTTGAGAGATGAACACTATACAGTGTACTTCAACATTATTCCATAA
- the LOC139861884 gene encoding uncharacterized protein isoform X2, with amino-acid sequence MKCSMFLEKLAIVLLLVECVNCKECTNTPTQLSSHTFRYALLNSNNETLKDEVHSIRHLTPTDESTWASLVPRKVLKEEKDELAWMMKYKKVKDLDDGSGVGGGFLSELPLSDVRLDPDSIHGQAQQANLEYLLMLDVDRLVYSFRNTSGLPVIGEAYGGWEDYDQELRGHFVGHYLSASAQMWASTGNDTLKEKMTAVVSALAACQEKIGTGYLSAFPSEFFDRFEAIKPVWAPYYTIHKIMAGLVDQYVLAGNNQALEMVTKMADYFCKRVQNVITRYSIERHWLSLNEETGGMNDILYRLYTITGDSKHLWLAHLFDKPCFLGLLAVKADDISGYHANTHIPIVIGAQRRYEVTGDPLYKEIGTFFMDIVNASHMYATGGTSVDEFWSEPKRLGSTLQTENEESCTTYNMLKVSRNLFRWTKEMAYADYYERALTNGVLSIQRGKEPGIFLYMLPLAPGSSKAAGYHGWGSQFNDFWCCYGTGIESFSKMGDSIYFEETGNTNGLYIIQYISSSLDWKSGQVFIAQKVDPVVSWDPHLRVTVTISLKKQGASSTLNIRIPFWTTSNATASLNGQTIPITPPGSFLSVSKQWSSNDKIALDLPITLRIEPIQDDRPEYSSLHSILYGPYLLVALTTDEVDLNPDSSASLSDWVTPIPADFSSQLVSFSQESEYSTLAISHTINTIIMQEFPEPGSTSSVFTTFRLISIEPNNTVSQPVMLEPYSLPGSVLVHQGREKSLGIENYSDNKNSLFNLVTGDDGMVRLEAQTEEGCFVSNFNGTVNLKCDSGGSDDAFLKSTSFVIGDGISQYHPISFVVKGFKRNFLLQPLFSLRDEHYTVYFNIIP; translated from the exons ATGAAGTGTTCAATGTTTTTAGAGAAGTTAGCTATTGTGTTATTGTTAGTTGAATGTGTAAATTGTAAGGAATGCACCAACACTCCCACTCAGCTTTCGTCACATACATTTCGATACGCTCTATTGAATTCGAATAACGAGACTTTGAAAGATGAGGTGCATTCAATTCGTCATCTGACTCCCACCGATGAGTCCACCTGGGCGAGTTTGGTACCTAGGAAGGTTTTGAAAGAGGAAAAAGATGAGTTAGCTTGGATGATGAAGTATAAAAAGGTTAAGGATTTGGATGATGGGTCGGGAGTTGGTGGGGGATTTTTAAGTGAGTTGCCTTTGAGTGATGTGAGGTTGGATCCGGACTCGATTCATGGTCAAGCGCAGCAAGCTAATTTGGAATATCTTTTGATGTTGGATGTTGATAGATTGGTTTATAGTTTTAGGAACACGTCTGGTTTACCAGTTATTGGCGAGGCTTATGGAGGTTGGGAAGACTATGATCAAGAGCTTCGTGGTCATTTCGTAG GGCATTACTTGAGTGCCTCGGCTCAAATGTGGGCCAGCACTGGAAACGATACTTTAAAAGAGAAGATGACGGCAGTGGTATCCGCACTTGCTGCCTGTCAAGAAAAAATAGGAACAGGGTATTTATCTGCTTTCCCATCTGAATTTTTCGACCGTTTTGAAGCTATTAAACCAGTTTGGGCACCATATTACACCATTCACAAG ATAATGGCTGGTCTAGTGGATCAGTATGTTCTGGCTGGGAATAATCAAGCTCTAGAAATGGTGACGAAGATGGCGGATTATTTCTGCAAGCGTGTGCAGAACGTGATTACTAGGTACAGTATTGAAAGGCATTGGTTGTCGTTGAACGAAGAAACTGGTGGAATGAATGATATTCTTTACAGGCTATACACCATCACA GGAGACTCGAAGCATCTATGGTTGGCTCATCTTTTCGATAAACCTTGCTTTCTTGGACTGCTAGCCGTGAAG GCCGATGATATATCTGGTTATCATGCCAATACGCATATTCCAATTGTCATTGGAGCTCAAAGGCGGTATGAAGTTACAGGTGATCCATTGTATAAG GAAATTGGGACATTCTTCATGGATATCGTGAACGCATCCCATATGTATGCTACAGGGGGCACATCTGTTGATGAGTTTTG GTCAGAGCCAAAAAGACTCGGAAGCACCTTACAAACGGAGAATGAAGAATCTTGTACCACCTATAATATGCTAAAG GTATCGCGTAACCTATTTAGATGGACCAAAGAAATGGCGTATGCAGACTACTATGAACGGGCTTTAACTAATGGTGTCCTCAGTATTCAAAGAGGGAAAGAACCCGGAATTTTTTTATATATGCTTCCATTAGCTCCAGGATCATCAAAAGCTGCTGGATATCATGGTTGGGGTTCACAGTTTAATGATTTCTGGTGCTGTTATGGAACAG GGATCGAGTCATTCTCAAAAATGGGTGATTCCATATACTTTGAAGAAACAGGAAACACTAACGGACTTTACATCATCCAGTACATATCGAGCTCACTTGACTGGAAATCTGGGCAGGTTTTTATTGCCCAAAAAGTTGATCCTGTAGTGTCATGGGACCCACACCTTCGAGTGACGGTGACGATCTCCTTAAAAAAG CAAGGAGCTTCGTCTACCTTAAACATTAGAATACCATTTTGGACAACTTCAAATGCAACAGCCTCACTGAATGGCCAGACTATTCCTATAACACCACCAG GTAGTTTCCTATCAGTCTCAAAACAATGGAGTTCAAATGACAAGATTGCCCTTGATCTGCCCATAACCCTTAGAATAGAACCCATTCAAG ATGATCGGCCTGAATACTCATCACTTCATTCAATACTATACGGGCCCTACCTGCTAGTTGCACTCACTACAGACGAAGTTGACTTAAATCCAGACTCGTCCGCTTCACTTTCAGACTGGGTAACTCCAATTCCCGCAGATTTCAGTTCCCAATTAGTTTCTTTTTCACAAGAATCAGAATATTCAACTTTAGCAATTTCACACACCATCAACACCATAATAATGCAAGAATTCCCTGAACCTGGTTCAACTTCATCCGTATTCACAACATTCAGACTTATATCCATTGAACCGAACAACACCGTTTCACAACCCGTCATGTTAGAACCGTACAGTCTTCCCGGTTCGGTTCTTGTACACCAAGGAAGAGAAAAAAGCCTTGGAATTGAAAATTATTCTGACAACAAGAATTCACTTTTCAATTTAGTTACTGGCGATGATGGGATGGTTCGATTAGAGGCACAAACTGAGGAAGGTTGTTTTGTGTCCAATTTTAACGGAACAGTTAATTTGAAGTGTGATTCAGGTGGATCAGATGATGCTTTTCTAAAATCAACGAGCTTTGTGATTGGTGATGGAATCAGCCAGTACCATCCAATTAGCTTTGTGGTGAAAGGGTTCAAGAGAAACTTCCTATTACAACCATTATTTAGTTTGAGAGATGAACACTATACAGTGTACTTCAACATTATTCCATAA
- the LOC139862256 gene encoding histone H3.2-like, whose translation MARTKQTARKSTGGKAPRKQLATKAARKSAPATGGVKKPHRFRPGTVALREIRKYQKSTELLIRKLPFQRLVREIAQDFKTDLRFQSSAVAALQEASEAYLVGLFEDTNLCAIHAKRVTIMPKDMQLARRIRGERA comes from the coding sequence ATGGCACGTACTAAGCAAACAGCAAGGAAATCAACCGGAGGAAAAGCTCCGAGGAAGCAATTGGCAACCAAAGCCGCAAGGAAATCTGCTCCGGCGACCGGAGGAGTGAAGAAGCCACACAGATTCAGGCCAGGAACAGTTGCTCTCAGAGAAATCAGAAAGTACCAGAAGAGTACCGAATTGTTGATCAGGAAGCTTCCATTTCAAAGGCTTGTGAGAGAAATCGCTCAGGATTTCAAAACTGATCTCCGTTTCCAGAGCTCTGCTGTTGCCGCTCTTCAGGAAGCTTCTGAAGCTTATTTGGTTGGATTGTTTGAAGATACGAATCTGTGTGCGATTCACGCAAAAAGAGTTACCATCATGCCTAAGGATATGCAACTTGCTCGCAGGATCCGTGGTGAAAGGGCttag